A genome region from Ahaetulla prasina isolate Xishuangbanna chromosome 8, ASM2864084v1, whole genome shotgun sequence includes the following:
- the ASB5 gene encoding ankyrin repeat and SOCS box protein 5 isoform X3 → MSRIYSQNWLEMPWGDGDLGSWADRSPLHEAASQGRLLSLKTLIAQGYNVDALTIDQVTPLHEACLGDHVGCARILLEAGANVNATTIDGITPLFNACSRGSASCVQLLLEHGAKIQWETCFPSPTHEAASRGHSDCLELLISWGIEVDLDVPHLGTPLYVACFSQQKQCVHKLLHSGANVQKGKFLETPLHAAARLPNTEIVNILLEFGADINAKNSEFERPVDVAISSSLVEKILLLHEVTPCSLCQLCRLRIRNYIGKSRLHLVPQLQLPNILKNFLQYQ, encoded by the exons GCTCTTGGGCAGATCGTTCACCCCTGCATGAAGCAGCAAGCCAAGGGCGCCTTCTTTCTCTCAAAACATTAATTGCACAg GGATACAATGTAGATGCTTTAACCATTGATCAAGTGACACCATTGCACGAGGCATGCCTTGGAGATCATGTAGGATGTGCTCGGATACTTCTCGAAGCAGGAGCAAAT GTGAATGCCACAACTATTGATGGGATAACACCCTTATTTAATGCCTGCTCAAGAGGGAGTGCATCTTGTGTACAACTTTTATTGGAACATGGTGCAAAAATTCAATGGGAGACATGTTTTCCTTCGCCAACTCATGAAGCAGCCAGCAGAG GTCACAGTGATTGTCTAGAATTGCTGATTTCTTGGGGCATAGAAGTTGATCTAGATGTTCCTCACCTAGGAACACCTCTATATGTGGCTTGCTTTTCACAGCAGAAACAATGTGTTCACAAACTTCTGCATTCAG GGGCAAATGTTCAAAAAGGAAAGTTTTTGGAAACTCCATTGCATGCAGCTGCAAGGCTACCTAATACTGAAATAGTAAACATACTTCTTGAGTTTGGAGCAGATATAAATGCCAAAAATTCAGAGTTTGAACGACCCGTAGATGTTGCTATTTCAAGCAGCTTAGTGGAAAAAATACTGCTACTACATGAAG TTACTCCATGTTCTCTTTGCCAGCTGTGCCGACTACGAATCCGAAATTATATAGGAAAGTCTAGATTGCATCTTGTACCACAACTTCAACTGCCAAACATCTTGAAAAATTTCTTACAGTACCAATAA